One genomic region from Terriglobus aquaticus encodes:
- a CDS encoding ABC transporter ATP-binding protein produces MSLEIVGVSKTYGNGVKALKNLTLSIGNNMFGLLGPNGAGKSSLMRTIATLQDPDSGSVTLDGIDVVKQKNEVRRILGYLPQEFGVYPRMSALDMLHHLAVLKGITAAGERREMVDALLHQTNLWDAGKKSLSTYSGGMKQRFGIAQALLANPRLIIVDEPTAGLDPAERNRFLNLLASIGRDVTVILSTHIVEDVRELCPRMAIIAAGEVLLEGSPSETLRALEGQIWSRIVPSDAELKELEATMHVISTHLVSGQHEVRVFSAASPGSGFEPVPSHLEDVYFLNLSEHGRRIPAAA; encoded by the coding sequence ATGTCGCTCGAGATTGTGGGAGTGTCGAAGACCTATGGCAACGGCGTAAAAGCTCTGAAAAACCTGACGCTCTCGATCGGCAATAACATGTTCGGCCTGCTCGGGCCGAACGGCGCGGGCAAGAGTTCGCTTATGCGCACCATCGCCACGCTGCAGGATCCCGATTCTGGTTCCGTGACGCTGGACGGCATCGATGTCGTCAAGCAGAAGAATGAAGTCCGTCGCATCCTCGGTTACCTGCCGCAGGAGTTCGGTGTTTATCCGCGCATGAGCGCCCTCGACATGCTGCATCATCTGGCCGTGCTCAAGGGAATCACCGCAGCCGGCGAGCGGCGCGAGATGGTCGACGCTCTGTTACACCAGACCAATCTCTGGGACGCGGGCAAAAAGTCGCTCAGCACCTACTCCGGCGGCATGAAACAGCGCTTTGGCATCGCGCAGGCGCTCCTCGCAAATCCGCGACTCATCATCGTGGACGAACCGACCGCAGGTCTGGACCCTGCGGAGCGGAACCGCTTCTTGAATCTGCTTGCATCCATCGGTCGCGATGTGACGGTCATCCTTTCGACGCACATTGTCGAGGACGTCCGGGAGCTGTGCCCGCGCATGGCAATCATCGCAGCAGGTGAGGTGCTACTGGAGGGTTCTCCCAGCGAGACGCTGCGCGCGCTCGAAGGCCAGATCTGGAGCCGCATTGTGCCGAGCGACGCAGAGTTGAAAGAACTCGAAGCCACGATGCACGTCATCAGCACACACTTGGTGAGCGGACAGCACGAAGTCCGCGTATTCAGCGCGGCGTCACCAGGCAGCGGATTCGAGCCAGTGCCAAGCCATCTTGAGGACGTGTACTTCCTCAACCTCTCCGAGCACGGACGCCGGATTCCCGCAGCAGCCTGA